A window of Malania oleifera isolate guangnan ecotype guangnan chromosome 2, ASM2987363v1, whole genome shotgun sequence genomic DNA:
ccctgtgttcgtcgacgaaattcttaaaaccttcatcaacgaaaccctgtgttcgtcgacgaattcaggcaatctcttaaaaattattttattccccaaatgcaatgtcatcgatgaagtctacggcctccttttgtttctatctctatttccctctctctttattactcaaatttccattttaaattcaggtcgttacacaaaGGGCCACTAATCATCTACTTCCGAAATAAAtcgaagaatttctttagaatcCTATAAGATCCATTCGTTTTTTTTTCTCTGACAGATGGTCATAACTTTATATGGGTTTGAATCCTACTAAGAGGTCCACTAGAGATTATAAATTGTTGAAAAAACAATAAGATGTTTCTTTTGTCCCTTTCAGGCGATCGAAAAataaagaaatggttaatatatTCAAGATATTTACATATTTACAAAATACCGTCATAACTCATCCAATTTCATCAGATCTAGGATGTGGGCTTACACATTGAGTGGAACAAAGACACATTTGGTTGTGAATTCCAATGTGACAGATAAAGACATATATCTGCATAGCCAAATATACAGGATAGGTAGAAAGAGTTCTTTGGCTCGATCCATAGTCCGCAACTACAGGATATAAAAAAGACACCAATCCTAAAGGATCCATAGGATTCATTGTGGATCTATTCCAATTCTTCCTTTTTGATAGGACTCAATAATAAATACTTGAATCCATCGGATAGGCCCTGAAAGGAGAAGGAAGACTAGAATGCCAACAGGCATCTATTATCGAATTCACCCAATTCGATAGTATCCATTTTGGAAACGCCCGGTGCCAAAGTCATTGAATGGGTAAGTCGTCAATCCCTAAAACATATTGTGTAAGTTGACATATAAGTCACCCTTACTACCACTCTACAAAACTGTACATGAGATTTTCATCTAATACGACTCCTCGTTCAATGCTAATAGTTTAACACATTTTTTGTTATTACTATGGGGTCCTGAATCATAAGGAGATTTTACTCGTTGGTGTTAATTCGGCTGTCTGTGGACTTTTGTTGCTCTCCGCAACGCTTTTAGACTAATAGTAGTTAATAATTTAGTTAGATAAAATTAAAATTCTagattaatatttaattaatataagatACTGGCTACTTTTTTTAATTACTAGAtattaacatttttaattaaaatattaattagaaaatactTACTAAACATAATTTACTAGTTAGAcaatattttaaatgttatataaaaatttcaattgaaaatttcaattattttttaattggacaacattgaaaattttgatcaAAATTGCTAGTTAAcgtaattttaataaaaatatatttggtataaatattaattataaaatatgaattaaaaattaataaaccTATATTATTTTTAATGTCTAAAAATATATTaactatatattaaaaatacaatAATATGGTTCACATGATAATAACTTAAATTCACATAGTACTAGCTTATGATAATAGTGAGTATACAAATAACTATGatcaatattttttaataattaaatagcATGCataattttcagcatttttttagtttagtatttattatatatacattttttagttaagtatttttaaaaatgcttttttttAAGTAGTTCTGAATGGcccattattaaaaaaaaatatattatttaaaaatatttatttgcaATATTATGCAATCTAAATTCATGATTAAATACAAATAAAGGTAGCTTTATGTTaactttaaatttagatttgggtattaaatttgaataagttgtaacataaaattatattgaaattggTTTAAATTTACCAAATCAACCAAACGCAGGCGTTAAGTATAAATAATCTGCAATATGTCAGGGAAGAGGGCAGACCCCTTTTTGCACAACCAGAGAGAGGTAGGTGATTGCTTGTTCAATTCTGCGGTCATGAGCTGGAATGGACACCGCGAAGCTGTTATCTTTCTTGAAAACCTGCGTTAACTCAAAGTTATTGAAGCAGGGTAAGCTTGTACACCAGAAAATTCTGTCTCTAGGCTTGCAAAACAACATTGCTTTGTGCAAGAACCTCATCACCCTATACTTGTCTTGCCATTTGTATGATTCTGCCAAGTTAGTCTTTCAAACCTTTGAGAACCCATTAGACATCTCTTTGTGGAATGGCCTCATGGCAGCGTACACCAAGAACTTTATGTTCATTGAAGCTCTTGAGCTGTTTGAGAGGTTGCTGCGCTTCCCTTTTCTGAAACCCGACTGTTACACTTACCCAAGTGTTCTAAAGGCTTGTGCTGGATTGGGCAGGGTTGGGTATGGGAAGAGGGTCCACACTTGCGTTATTAAAACAGGATTTGGATCAGATGTTGTCGTTGCCAGCTCCATCGTGGGCATGTACGCGAAGTGTGGTGTATTCGAGAATGCAATACAGCTGTTTGGTGAAATGCCCCAAAGAGATGTGGCGTGTTGGAATACTGTTATTTCTTGTTATTATCAGGACGGGCAATGTGAGAAAGCATTGAAAGTATTTGAAGAAAtgaagggtttggggtttgagcCCGATTCAGTGACACTGACGACTACTATCTCTTCGTGTGCGAGACTTTTGGATTTGGAAAGAGGGAGGGAGATTCATGAGGATTTAATGAGAAATGGGTTTGTTTTGGATGGTTATGTTAGCTCCGCTCTCGTGGACATGTATGGAAAATGCGGCTGGTTAGACATGGCTAGAGAGGTTTTTGAGCAAATCCCAAGAAAGAGTGTGGTTTCTTGGAATTCCATCATTGCAGGATTCAGCCTAAGAGGTGACAGTAAGTCATGCTTTGAACTTTTTCAGAGGATGAATAAAGAAGGAGCTAAACCAACATTAACTACTTTAAGCAGCTTGTTAATGGCTTGTTCTAGATCAGTGGAACTGCAAAGTGGAAAATTCATTCATGGATATATATTAAGAAACAGAATAGAAGCCGATATCTTTGTTAATAGCTCACTTATTGATCTATATTTCAAAAGTGGAAGCATCAGGTCAGCTGAgatcatttttgaaaaaatgtcTAAGGTTAATGTAGTTTCTTGGAATGTAATGATTTCTGGATATGTGACTGTAGGCCATTATTTTGAGGCTCTTAAAACCTTTAGCAACATGAGAGAAACTGGCGTAGAACCAGATGCCATATCATTCACCAGTGTCTTGCCAGCCTGTTCACAGTTAGCAGCCTTAGAACAGGGTAAGGAGATCCATAAGTGTATCACTGAAAGTAACTTTGAATCCAATGAAGTAGTTATGGGTGCTCTCCTTGACATGTATGCTAAATGTGGTGCTGTGGATGAAGCACTTTGTGTTTTTAATCAACTCCCAGAGAGGGACTTTGTCTCATGGACTTCAATGATCACAGCTTATGGGTATCATGGTCAAGCTTTTGAAGCTTTGCAGCTTTTTCATAATATGCAGCAGTCTGGTGCAAAACCAGATCGAGTTACATTCCTTGCATTAATGTCTGCATGCAGCCATGCAGGATTGTTTAATGAAGGGTGTTATTATTTCAATCTAATGAGCACTGAATATGGCATTAAACCCACAATTGAACACTACTCATGCTTGATGGATCTTCTTGGGCGTGCAGGGAGATTACATGAAGCTTACGGGATTATACAAAAAAACCCAAGCATAAAAGATGACGTTGGGTTGTTAAGCACACTATTTTCTGCATGCCTATTGCATGGGAAATTAGAACTGGGCGAGGAAATTGCAAGATTGCTAATCGAGAAAGATCCTGATGATCCATCAACATATATAATTTTATCGAACTTGTATGCTTCAGCCAAGAAATGGGATGATGTACGCAAGGTGAGATTAAAGTTGAAAGAACTTAAACTAAAGAAGAATCCTGGGTGTAGCTGGGTTGAAGTTGACAAGGGGATCCAACCCTTCTTTGTGGAAGATAATTCGCATCCACATGCAGACATGGTATATGAATGTTTGGAAATTCTTGCCAGTCATATGGAAAAGGATGAATAGCTGGCACATTAGAAATAAAGCCAAGAATACTTGCAGTTAATTGTATTCAAATTGAACAAACTTCTAAACTTCTTTCGAGAAAGGACTTAACGCCAACAAATACGAGTGCATCAGCTCTGCAGAATTTCAAATGGCTAGGATATGCATGTGAAGAAGTTGCATTGTGCACATATCACATGGGTATGGTTATGGAGTATGTGTTTAGTGTGCCTTTTGTTGAATTCCTACCTGATAGGCTGATAGGCATCTCCATTTTGTTAATTCACTTATATACCTATGCTAATTTGTTTGCTTGAATACTATGTTAATTTCCTTTTTTGTCTCTCTctgttgtatgtatattttagcGGATAAATAGCCATAGCCTTTTTTGTGCAAGTTGGATTATAAAAATTGGATAAATCAATAATTTGTCCGTGTTCTGTGTGCTAACATTGGATAATTGAACCTAGACTAAGGGCTGAACACAACAACTATTCCTCTTTCCATCATAGATGATAGGTATGTTCTTTGACATGGTAAATAATGCTGATACAGGATCGTCCTTGCTATAGATCATATCTTGTGTGCATCCTTGTTCTGGTGCTGAAACATGTCTCCTCTTCTGCTGGATGAGGTTTTGTACTGAATTTAAAATTAgtcaaattaaaatttgaaaattggagtaattatttaaattttttttactatttcatAACTGTTGATACAGAATGTAGTTTGAAGTTTCTTCTGTTAATGAAACAATGAATTTATTATTGTTTTGTCTTCATATGGCAGCATTATTACTTATTTTAGAATTTAGATGCTAATCTTACAATAGAACTACCATCTAGCAATGGGTCAGGTTTGGGGCAGATCAATTTTTTAGGATCATTTGTCCATCCTCAACCCATCTACTAACTTGTATTAAGAAtgattaaagaagaaaaagaaatagtAGAGTTCATTTCAAATGTTAAAAATTAGTGcaaattgctgaaaatatttagACAAgagttataatttttaaatttgataTTAGAATATGATTTCTGAGATGATTTTGGGTCAAATCGAATTTGAAGCAAAATATATGTTAATGTCAGTGCTTTGGGGGTAATTTATTTTATCTTGaattttcttggactgcaattTTATTTGACCTAAAAACACGTTCAGTGCAGAGTTTTCTTCATAGTGAAGGGGAATATTTAAAGGCTGCCACTAAATTCAGGCCTGATTTTACTCTTAAGGATTCAATCTTGAGAATTTAAAagctttttttccttttttgatagaaaaataagaaatatcatTAACAAAAAAAGAATGTACATGTAAAGGAGCATAATAAATCCTCCTAAGAAAaagaatataaattaaaaaattacaagCAAAATAACACTGCCTTCCAATCAGGCtgtaaatgaaaataaaataaaataaataaattcaaacaCCAATCTGCAAAAGCCCAAAGCGAAGCCAAACACTGAATTCTATTCCAACACAAAGATGAAGACATCTTTTTTCCCCATAAAGACATGAGCATTCCTCTCTGTTAGGTTACCaattcacctaaaagcttaagctattaggttgtgggccaataatgtatattaagctttaacaCTTTCCTGCTCGTGCAGCATGTGTAGCctgacagcacatggagagatagaTGCACGA
This region includes:
- the LOC131148714 gene encoding pentatricopeptide repeat-containing protein At5g27110 encodes the protein MDTAKLLSFLKTCVNSKLLKQGKLVHQKILSLGLQNNIALCKNLITLYLSCHLYDSAKLVFQTFENPLDISLWNGLMAAYTKNFMFIEALELFERLLRFPFLKPDCYTYPSVLKACAGLGRVGYGKRVHTCVIKTGFGSDVVVASSIVGMYAKCGVFENAIQLFGEMPQRDVACWNTVISCYYQDGQCEKALKVFEEMKGLGFEPDSVTLTTTISSCARLLDLERGREIHEDLMRNGFVLDGYVSSALVDMYGKCGWLDMAREVFEQIPRKSVVSWNSIIAGFSLRGDSKSCFELFQRMNKEGAKPTLTTLSSLLMACSRSVELQSGKFIHGYILRNRIEADIFVNSSLIDLYFKSGSIRSAEIIFEKMSKVNVVSWNVMISGYVTVGHYFEALKTFSNMRETGVEPDAISFTSVLPACSQLAALEQGKEIHKCITESNFESNEVVMGALLDMYAKCGAVDEALCVFNQLPERDFVSWTSMITAYGYHGQAFEALQLFHNMQQSGAKPDRVTFLALMSACSHAGLFNEGCYYFNLMSTEYGIKPTIEHYSCLMDLLGRAGRLHEAYGIIQKNPSIKDDVGLLSTLFSACLLHGKLELGEEIARLLIEKDPDDPSTYIILSNLYASAKKWDDVRKVRLKLKELKLKKNPGCSWVEVDKGIQPFFVEDNSHPHADMVYECLEILASHMEKDE